The Peribacillus simplex genome contains the following window.
TTATTTTCCTTTTTGCTCAAGATTTTACTGTTTTCGGCGGAGCCCTTGGCGAAATGCATGCGACAAAGATTACCAAAATCATGGATTTAGCTGCAGAAAATGGAGCACCTATAATCGGGTTAAATGACTCAGGTGGAGCACGAATACAAGAAGGTGTTTTATCACTAGATGGATATGGACACATTTTCTATCGAAACTCCATTTATTCAGGAGTAATTCCACAAATTTCCGTGATTATGGGACCTTGTGCCGGGGGGGCTGTTTATTCTCCTGCGATTACAGATTTCGTTTTCATGGTAGAAAAAACTAGTCAAATGTTTATTACAGGTCCAAAGGTAATTGAGTCGGTAACGGGAGCAAAGATTAATAGTGAGGATTTAGGTGGTGCGTCCGTTCATTCCACAATAAGTGGAAATGCCCATTTTACTGGACCAACGGAAGAAGACGTATTAAACGAAGTCAGGAGATTAATTGGCTACTTGCCATCAAACTATGAAGAAAATCCACCTTACAAAGAGCCAGTAAATAAAGTTCCTTTAGATGAAAGAATCGATGAACTTCTTGATGTTGTCCCGATTGATGGAACGAAGGTTTATGATGTGCGTAAGGTGATTCATTTAATTGTTGATGATCAAGATTTCATGGAAGTCCAGCCTAAATTCGCTAAAAACATTGTCGTTGGCTTTGGCCGTATAAACGGCGATACAGTCGGTATAATCGCAAATAATCCGAAGATGATGGCTGGTGGTCTTGATATTGATTCATCTGACAAATGTGCTCGCTTCATCCGATTCTGTGATTGCTTTAAGATTCCATTAATTACATTTGAAGACGTGAGTGGCTTTATCCCAGGAATTCAACAAGAGCATGGCGGGATTATCCGGCATGGAGCGAAAATTTTATATGCCTATTCGGAAGCTTTGGTTCCCAAAATTACAGTGATTCTTCGAAAAGCATATGGTGGGGCTTACGTTGCCCTAAACAGTAAAGCAACCGGGGCAGACTTAGTATTTGCTTGGCCTAGTGCGGAAATTGCGGTTATGGGACCATCCGGGGCGGCCAATATCATTTTTGCAAAAGAGATTAATGAAAGTACAGATCCGGAGGCCTTTAGGCAAGAAAAAATCAACGAATACCGCGAACGGTTTGCCAATCCTTACGTCGCATCAGCTAATGGCATTGTTGATGATGTAATTGACCCGAGGGATACAAGAAAAAGTATCGCTAGTGCATTGGAAATGCTAAAAAACAAGAAGAAAGCATTACCTAAGAAAAGGCATGGAAATATCCCTTTATAAACCTTTTCTTTAATAGATTATGAACTACCTATATTAATAGAAGAAAAACATCTAAAGACGACAAATGAAAAAAAACCTAGCGTAAATTGAGATGGTATAGAAGGGAGAGAGCGATAGCATAGGGATTGATGCTTAGCGCAACTTAAAATGGATAAAAAAATAGTGGACCAATTTTCAGAATTTGAGATCCCAAGTTATGAACAGTGGCGTGATCTAACAGAACAATCTTTAAAAGGAGCTTCTTTTGAAAAAAGACTTATTACAGAAACTTATGAAGGAATTTTACTTCAGCCGATGTATCGAAAGGAGGATGCCGCCACTCTTCCTTTTCTGCAGTCTTTGCCAGGTATGGCCCCTTTTACTCGCGGCACTAAAACGCTTATAAATGGATGGGAAATCAATCAGGAAATCAATGTTGGAATACCCACTTCTTTTAATAAAGTAGCACGGCATGACCTTAGCAAGGGGCAAACCTCATTAAATATCGTCCTTGATACACCAACGAAACGTGGAATAAATGCGAATGAAGCTACCTCAGAAGTAGGGAAAGCGGGACTATCGATTTCAGGGGTAACCGATGTAGCCGGTGCACTAAAAGATATTGACTTTGGTAATGTTCCTTTTCACGTTAGTGCTGGGGCAAATTCATTGCCAATCCTAGCTCTGATTATCGCTCATCTAGAACAGTCCGGACGACAAGTGGAGGAATTACATGGGTGTATAGGAATGGATCCACTCGCAGAACTGGTAGAAAGTGGAGCATTGGCTTACGAGTTGGAAGATTGTTATACATGGATGGCCGACATAACAAAATGGGCAAATGAGAATACCCCCCATTTACAAACGGTTCTAATCCATGGAAATGTCTATCATGACGGTGGAAGTAGTACGGTTGAAGAATTAGCTTTTTCCTTATCAACAGGTGTCGAATATCTACAGGCACTAACTTCCCAAGGAATTGATATAAATAAAGCCGCCAGCAGTATCCGTTTTTCGTTCTCAATCGGTTCCGGTTATTTTATGGAAATTGCCAAACTTCGTGCCGCAAGAACTCTTTGGGCAAGAATTGTAGAAACCTTTGGTGGGAATGAAGAAGCCCAGAAGATGACGATGCATGCACGAACATCTGCATGGACAAAAACTGTTTTTGATCTCTATGTGAATATGCTGCGTGCTACAACAGAAGCATTTTCTGCAGCAGTCGGTGGAGCTGACAGCATTCATGTTAGTTGCTTTGATGAAGCGATTCAAAAGTCTACCGCTTTTTCACGACGAATTGCACGGAATGCCTCCATTATTTTAAAAGAAGAAGCTCATATTGCGAGGACAATCGATCCAGCCGGTGGCTCATGGTACGTAGAAGTACTGACAAATGAGGTTGCCAAAAAGACATGGGGACTCTTCCAGGAAACAGAGCGAAAAGGTGGGATTTTCCAGTCGTTAATAAAAGAATTCCCACAAAATTTGGTTCAACAAACAGCTTCAAAGCGGGTAGGGAACATTGCAAGTCGAAAGGATATATTTGTTGGGACAAAT
Protein-coding sequences here:
- a CDS encoding acyl-CoA carboxylase subunit beta, with protein sequence MDMFDKIEIMEERREKVKLGGGYARIDAQHDRGKLTARERIELLVDEGTFVEINPFIENRGLEYGSGEAPGEGVVTGYGKVDGCLIFLFAQDFTVFGGALGEMHATKITKIMDLAAENGAPIIGLNDSGGARIQEGVLSLDGYGHIFYRNSIYSGVIPQISVIMGPCAGGAVYSPAITDFVFMVEKTSQMFITGPKVIESVTGAKINSEDLGGASVHSTISGNAHFTGPTEEDVLNEVRRLIGYLPSNYEENPPYKEPVNKVPLDERIDELLDVVPIDGTKVYDVRKVIHLIVDDQDFMEVQPKFAKNIVVGFGRINGDTVGIIANNPKMMAGGLDIDSSDKCARFIRFCDCFKIPLITFEDVSGFIPGIQQEHGGIIRHGAKILYAYSEALVPKITVILRKAYGGAYVALNSKATGADLVFAWPSAEIAVMGPSGAANIIFAKEINESTDPEAFRQEKINEYRERFANPYVASANGIVDDVIDPRDTRKSIASALEMLKNKKKALPKKRHGNIPL
- a CDS encoding methylmalonyl-CoA mutase family protein — protein: MDQFSEFEIPSYEQWRDLTEQSLKGASFEKRLITETYEGILLQPMYRKEDAATLPFLQSLPGMAPFTRGTKTLINGWEINQEINVGIPTSFNKVARHDLSKGQTSLNIVLDTPTKRGINANEATSEVGKAGLSISGVTDVAGALKDIDFGNVPFHVSAGANSLPILALIIAHLEQSGRQVEELHGCIGMDPLAELVESGALAYELEDCYTWMADITKWANENTPHLQTVLIHGNVYHDGGSSTVEELAFSLSTGVEYLQALTSQGIDINKAASSIRFSFSIGSGYFMEIAKLRAARTLWARIVETFGGNEEAQKMTMHARTSAWTKTVFDLYVNMLRATTEAFSAAVGGADSIHVSCFDEAIQKSTAFSRRIARNASIILKEEAHIARTIDPAGGSWYVEVLTNEVAKKTWGLFQETERKGGIFQSLIKEFPQNLVQQTASKRVGNIASRKDIFVGTNMYVNIEEKGIDWLAIDEASQIDDHINKVKGRAHRPVASLAAIPNKTEASIQVAKQGASLGEIAEATGRRSESVVSVKAIRPTRGAIQFEQLRQTINENAEKAGNRPKVFLANLGPISDHKVRADFAAGFFEVGGFDVIQNNGFTSAKEAADAAIASNAGIVIICGKDEDYQQTAIPLARSIKKADAQITVLLAGKPSEVDEIRFKEAGIAEFAHAGSNCYDVLSQLLDKKGVAAL